The following are from one region of the Chanos chanos chromosome 10, fChaCha1.1, whole genome shotgun sequence genome:
- the sh3pxd2ab gene encoding SH3 and PX domain-containing protein 2A has product MARRAPGARGRGAAAGSWLTACFFPSSSGRENREVMLPEDCMNVFVVTANYNRQEKTEISLKAGQRVEVIEKNESGWWFVSTAEEQGWVPATYLISPCGTRESLKASGCGEEGWYEAVQSYSGTGQDEISFESGVMVEVIQKNLEGWWFVRYQGKEGWAPASYLRKVEKDVCGSEQAVAVETGTQPMLGQVEIIGNLMEISNLLNKKPGNDRHTHSDTLPRATETTTQEDTETEFNSDGEFNTDECINNTDPDRDSYTNASTNHTTDTNGSRGSNAGSDAASDSGRSAWSVTGSIASRGKTLPASPAVARVAPQRYHSVESGIPTLRQKPPPRRENSLGFQLPQPPEPPSVEAEYYTIAEFHSCLSDGISFSGGQKADVIEKNSGGWWYVQIGEKEGWAPCSYIDKRKKPTLNRRTSTLTRPKVPPPAPPVKKQDSKERVRPSSLGTEVAGTYSRPVYEEPEYDVPSVGLDLDCELEFLPGDSSSKASPSSSLYSASFTTGEEEERWGDEEEECIYMNDGFRPVTENPESSGDSDTPKTANSTRPGANRSQSESEAPISEPNPQGKPKQYRPKHAEGACSKPKPSVRPKPALTRSCSTEPDFTSLRRQLKPTAQQHRSGPRVSREEDSETASIISSEDSLGSRSTSTDLSSTSKSSRGETTEAQSNLYRTTAAYQRGESSEISFPANVEVEVLEKQESGWWFIRWGLEEGWAPTYYLQPIKQPEPEHPRQRDPEANGQPCDVAGSDWNNHTTQGHVSKSSSLEKNEQRVQTLNNINQNPEGAKSPAAHNKPPDQLQSKNAVKQLAVKPQAVLTSSHSYTDTANSTDSLRRNDLQTARDGLSGSLRHASNHTQTSSTNTSNTEGLRRTVPVSMVKPKPHLIHNNLRDEYVSIADYCGDEETMGFPAGTRLEVLERNPNGWWYCRVLDGGKTRKGWVPSNFLERRS; this is encoded by the exons GCTGGTGGTTTGTGAGcacagcagaggagcagggaTGGGTTCCAGCCACGTATCTGATCTCTCCCTGTGGCACGCGAGAGAGCCTTAAAGCATCCGGCTGTGGAGAGG AAGGGTGGTATGAGGCGGTTCAGTCATACTCCGGTACTGGTCAGGATGAGATCAGCTTTGAGAGTGGGGTAATGGTCGAGGTCATCCAGAAGAATCTAGAGGGCTGGTGGTTTGTACG ATACCAAGGAAAAGAAGGATGGGCTCCAGCCTCCTATTTGAGGAAGGTAGAGAAAGATGTTTGTGGAAGTGAACAGGCTGTTGCTGTGGAGACAGGTACACAGCCTATGCTGGGCCAGGTGGAGATCATAGGGAACCTAATGGAAATCAGTAACCTGTTGAATAAGAAGCCTGGGAAtgacagacacacgcactctGACACGCTGCCACGTGCCACTGAAACCACCACCCAAgaggacacagaaacagagttCAACTCAGATGGCGAATTCAACACCGATGAATGCATTAACAACACAGACCCTGACAGAGACTCTTACACAAATGCAAGCACTAACCATACAACAGACACTAATGG tagcAGAGGCTCTAATGCTGGCTCAGATGCTGCTTCAGACTCAGGGAGGAGTGCATGGTCTGTCACCGGCTCCATCGCGTCAAGGGGGAAAACCTTACCTGCCTCTCCAGCTGTTGCCCGCGTTGCACCACAGAGATACCACAGTGTGGAGAGTG GTATCCCTACCCTTCGACAGAAGCCACCTCCACGTCGAGAGAACAGTCTG GGCTTCCAGCTGCCTCAGCCTCCAGAGCCCCCTAGTGTTGAGGCAGAGTACTACACCATAGCAGAGTTCCACTCGTGCCTATCAGATGGCATCAGTTTCAGTGGAGGACAGAAAGCTGAT GTGATAGAGAAGAACTCAGGAGGATGGTGGTATGTCCAGATTGGGGAAAAGGAGGGATGGGCTCCTTGCTCATACATTGACAAGAGGAAAAAACCCACCCTGAATCGACGAACTAGCACCCTTACACGTCCCAAAGTCCCTCCCCCTGCGCCACCAGTCAAAAAGCAAGATTCAAAAGAGAGGGTTCGGCCCTCCAGCCTGGGAACAGAGGTTGCAGGAACTTACAGCCGACCTGTCTACGAGGAACCTGAGTATGACGTTCCATCTGTGGGCCTGGACTTGGACTGTGAGCTGGAGTTTCTGCCTGGAGACTCGTCATCCAAAGCTTCACCCAGTTCCTCTCTCTATAGTGCCTCCTTCACCAcgggagaagaggaagagagatggggagatgaggaagaggagtgtaTTTACATGAATGATGGGTTCAGGCCTGTTACTGAAAACCCAGAGTCTAGTGGAGACTCTGATACACCCAAGACAGCAAACTCCACTAGACCTGGTGCAAACAGGTCTCAAAGTGAATCTGAAGCTCCTATCTCTGAGCCCAACCCCCAGGGGAAACCCAAACAGTACAGACCCAAACATGCTGAGGGAGCCTGCTCAAAACCCAAACCTTCAGTGCGGCCCAAACCAGCCCTGACTAGAAGCTGCAGCACCGAACCGGATTTCACTTCCCTCAGGAGACAGCTGAAGCCCACAGCACAGCAGCACCGCAGTGGCCCCAGGGTCTCCAGAGAGGAAGACTCAGAAACTGCTTCCATCATTTCATCAGAGGACTCATTGGGCTCCCGCAGTACCTCCACGGACCTCTCTAGCACCTCCAAGAGCAGTCGTGGCGAGACCACAGAAGCTCAGAGTAACCTCTATCGCACCACAGCTGCCTATCAGCGTGGGGAGTCCTCTGAGATTAGTTTTCCTGCCAATGTAGAGGTAGAGGTTCTAGAGAAACAGGAGAGTGGTTGGTGGTTCATCCGTTGGGGGCTGGAGGAGGGCTGGGCACCCACATACTACCTGCAGCCGATCAAACAGCCCGAACCCGAGCACCCCAGACAGCGTGATCCAGAGGCCAATGGACAACCATGTGATGTCGCTGGCTCTGACTGGAACAACCACACTACTCAGGGCCATGTGAGTAAATCCAGTAGCCTGGAGAAGAATGAACAGCGGGTTCAGACTCTGAATAACATTAACCAGAACCCGGAAGGTGCCAAAAGCCCTGCAGCCCACAACAAACCTCCAGATCAACTGCAGTCAAAGAATGCGGTGAAGCAGCTGGCTGTCAAACCACAGGCTGTCCTTACTTCTTCGCACAGTTATACGGACACAGctaacagcactgactcactgagGAGGAATGACTTACAGACTGCCAGGGATGGCTTGTCTGGGAGCCTCAGACATGCCTCAAACCACACTCAGACCAGCTCCACCAACACCAGCAATACAGAGGGCTTGAGACGCACGGTCCCGGTCTCCATGGTGAAACCTAAACCCCACCTCATTCATAATAATCTCCGGGATGAGTATGTTTCCATAGCGGATTACTGCGGCGATGAAGAGACAATGGGCTTCCCAGCGGGCACCAGACTGGAGGTTCTGGAGCGGAATCCCAACGGGTGGTGGTACTGCCGGGTTCTGGATGGCGGAAAGACTCGGAAAGGCTGGGTACCCTCCAATTTCCTGGAGAGGAGGAGTTAA